The Mytilus galloprovincialis chromosome 3, xbMytGall1.hap1.1, whole genome shotgun sequence genomic interval atttttcaagctaaccattcattttctctacatctttgtgtagttagggttgcttcttattgatttggcatgatctatatccattaacatttcaaatgagcccttcctccgggcaggcgtgtttacagatatccatgaagatttaagtcacggaggagtggtttcatctttgttgtcttcacaacgatttgtagaaaatatgccatacttcaagctgctgtcgaattatttaaccactgaaattggttccataaagtcaggctccacagattctgtacccgatttgtttgagacagaatggttatcgtgtcagttatgaatatccgctgcatcatcgtcaatgatatcatcacacatcattacatgtgcctgaatctgtataaacagtttactaataaacatttttgtttgttatttgtcttaaaattgacacgagacgacagcgtaaagtactcctccgtgacttcatggatacctgtaaacaatttccatgtgctttatcattaaatggtcacatgaacgcttgacgggaagctaagaaaaaccgaacctgaaatgcgtaattgacccagactttaaatcatttccggaaaggacccaaagttccggatcgcgtcaatagaagtattaaaaaaaaattcttcaaatttaaagcaataaaattttcaaagtcgggaggattttcaaggatcggtcggtaaactgcaaacaaacaatattttaatttaagcctcgaacctcgttgtgtcgaagTCGAAGGGACCAGACGAAAGtattcgactcatccgaggttcgactcatccgaggtcgAGTGTGACgtcatatatttgaaatgtttgaatTAACAATATGTGATTTCTGTAAACTAGATACGTGTTTATTGATGCTTTTTTCGATATGATAATATATGATTGTGTATTTATTCCATATTTTGtctttctataaataaaaatgtaaacacaGTTAACGTAGTTTATTCTTTACTGagcaaaataaaatcaatacacaaatatttacaaaactatAAATTATGGAATCACTCGCGaaacaaagtaaaaatattttcataactaatctttaaagaaTGTGAACAGTGTTCACAGATTAAAAAGACCGACTCataataattaataaactattttaatccttttaattATTGTTCTTATTCTAACGGTTAATTTAATCTCAACTTGGGTCATTAAAATTCGTTTCGTTTTTATACCAAGTGAAATAGGTTCAGCACATTCAAGTTCCGCTTGGACGATCAACAAAGGTGTTGATTAGCGGTCatcataaacatgtcattttaactgttATACAAACAAGTATGTTCACACAGCTTTAATCACTTATGGAAATGAATAGGTTAAACAAGAAAAACATccgttatttattttcaaagtttttatttctttcaatattttttttccttttgaacTTCGAGACATCGGGGTCAATTTACATCAATTTTACATCGACGGGACGTAAGAATTACCTCGACTTAACCGAGAATTCGAATCATCCGAGTTCGACTCATCAGAGGTTAAAATGCATTGATCAAACGGGAATTATGCCGGGACCGAGCAtttacttcgactcatccgagttttcgacacaaccgagttcgacacaacgaggttcgactgtaGTTGTAAAATCATGAGTAAGTCATAAACCACATTAAGTATATCTGGACAAGAAATTTATCAGAAATCTATTAGCACCATCATTATTATCAGCATAGtatttatttgtttcctttcCTATTTTTGCATGTTAATCTTCCTTTTAAACATAATAAATTTTGTCAAAGACTTATTAATGGTTGAAAGTAACTTCTTTTGCTTATGGCCCTTTCTTTTATAaaccatttcaaattttaatcgtATTAGTGAAATTCTTGTTAACCTATTTTGCTTAATCTTGAGGTCTACTATATATCTATGAAAACAAATGTATCCTTGATTTTTCACCTTCTaaattctattttgttttttaaacatatatgcAAGTGTGTTGTAAATCATGCACTTTTCATAAGACTTCTTAAATAAATTTATTGTCTGTAAACAAACAGGCCTTTTACCTCATTAACTTCATGTCCAGTGGTGTGAAATGTGTAGGTGGTTGGATGTTATGTTGGTGGACATATGTGATATGCTGAGCCAGTCTCAGATCATTTTCTCTGTCTGACTTGTCCTGGATGAGCCAGAGGACATCAAATCTGGACAGAAGAGCAGCTGGCAGTTGGATGTTCTGTTCTAATGACTTCTTGGGATTGTATCTTCCATATGCTGGATTAGCAGCAGCCAGGATGGACACACGAGCATTTAAGCTGGTCATGATTCCTGCCTATAATGAAGGTCATTTGTCAGTTTTATATCACAGAACACAGTCATAAATAACTTTCACTAGTATTAGAATGTTGGTAAAAACTGtcttttttacaataaatttcaaataatggCAGTAATTACAGGAAATTGGCCTAACCTCTTTCAAACCTATAGTAATTTTTGGAAATCAGATAGGGAcacacaaaaaaatctaaaatgataaaaattagcTATGCAACAAGCTGcttctttttaaaacttttccttttttttgtaaCATTCCTGTAGAACAGATTTATATCATTCACTAACCTTGGCAATAGATATTGTCTGTTGTTCCATAACTTCATGGATAGCAGTTCTATCTCCATCCATCATTTTATCAAACTCATCTATACAACAAACACCTTGATCAGCCAGGACAAGGGCACCTCCTTCTAGAGTCATCTCCCCTGTAATGGGATCCTTGGTAACGGAGGCTGTCAGACCGACACCTGAAGATCCTCTGCCAGTTGTATACTGACCTACAAGAGATAAAAGAAAATCAGTTTTTCTTACAAAAcacaatacttttttacccatcACTCAAAAATTTTCGTAAACTAAAATGAATGGTGGCAACTTCCTTGAGTGGGACTTTTACTTCAAGATCTTTCTGTTAAAGTGGCCTCTGTATCCTacataaatatacatttaataaaaagataCAGTAAAGCTATGCAAGTAATATCAAATATGTCCTTTACAACTTCTTATCAGGTCTGCTGCAAATTTCCTCAAGTAGTCATGTTAAAAGTCAGATAGTAGTTCAAATTTCAATGACTTTTAATATGCCACTGCTTTTTTTAATGTATAGATATTTTTTCAAAGGATTTCATGACAAACTTACTTCTTGGTGCCAATCTATCAATGAAACCCAACAGCTGAGATTTGGCCACTCCAGGGTCTCCCATCAAACAGATGTTTATATTGCCtgaaataaagttaaaatcaAGATCATGACGTTTTATATTAAAcctgttttacattttgttaaaacCAAACCATTCAAATATCCCTTGTCTGAAAGTTTTTTTCAGGACATAATAATTAAAGCACTATAGCTGTGTAAACTAAATCAATTTAATTCatttgaacaaaatattcaaTCAAAAAGGTGTTAAGGACATTGAATTTATTGTGAAAAAGAAATGATTGCAAGTACAATATTTGATAACTTTGGCTCTACCCAGCAACAATATCAAATGTAAATATTACTGTAGTGGTTACTCCTGTGATTTTGAGATGATTATCAGTTTGATGCAAATTTATTGTGTCACCCCACACCTCCATTATATATATTAAGACAACCTAATGCtatcattattttcataaaagcAACATCAATTGTCAAGACAGATACTTTCTCTCACTTAAACCATTACATTTATGGTTTGGTAAGAGGTTGTTCAATTCTTAAAATAAACTTAAATATGTtcctgcaaaaaaataaaaacaatgatttaataTTGAAGTTTTTACCTCTGATTTTCATGCCTCTAGGTGTTTTATCCACTCCACCAACTAATAACAATAACAAAGCTTTTTTAACATCTTCATGACCGTATATTTCAGGTGCTATACTGCTGGCTAATTTGTCGTAGAAATCATCCTGGGCAACCTGTCTAATCTCATCCTCCGACAGTTCTTCTGCTGATAACTCATCATCTtcagttttattcattttgaccAATCTCTAAAATATGACAATTTCTTTGTGCAATACAATAACCCATTTATACTCTTATCACAGAAAATTGTTTGAAAGCAGTCACAGATATTATTTCTTTCACAGCTTCATTTGAGCAATTCTAATTTTTATCAcattcttttcattttaaatgttttacagatTTAAGCATTTGTCTCTTTTATCCAGTTATAAAAGAAGCACAACTCAAGAAAAGTAAAAGGGAGAGAGTGAGCAATACagcaaaatttgacaattttccttAAAATAGGGGTATAACATATGAACAGTGCAAGTGATGAATTTGATCAGTATTTGgaggttataaaccttgtgtataagtttcttaccatttggttgaagcaaagtaaaataatatttataaagggacataacaagAGAACGGTGAAAGTGACAGCACAGAATTTGAGCTTGATCTGTGTTTGCGTATAAGTTTAACAACATTTAATTGAGACAAATTAAAGTTAGAAACTGGAAACCAATTTTAATGTACagaataattaaatttaatttttcaaatgaaattgacAAATCTTAACAGAGAGCAAATAGTTCAAACATATTAGACTGTGGTTGTATATCCAAGCATAAATGAGATCTACACAACGAATGACATTACTTACATGAGCTTCTAGGTATGTTTCTGCCAGTAAACCAGCTTGTACCTGAGTATACCCAGCTTTCATCAATGGTAAAAATATCTAAGCAAACTGTTAAGGACACATAATAGAAACACTAATAACAGTTCATTTGTTCTGAATACAGGAAGTCTCACAGTAATTAGAGGAAACGATTAACAACATCTATAATATACAATAAATTTTCGTGAATTTTTCATTAGCACAAGTGAGGCATATCTGTTCATCCCTACACACTAGTTTGAGCCATAATAAATATTGAACAGTATGTTTTTTATGAAAGGAAATATATTTTCATGCCAGGTTTTTCCTGGCTCATTTAAAGGTTACCCACTGCAGGCTTTTGTCTATATAGTATTTGCAATGCAACATTTTTTTATACACTTGTGTAAACACTTTTTCTTACTTGCTATAATAGATCGTCTTGCAATTCCCACCCCCAATTGTTTACATCAATGCACTTTTTAACAAAAAGGATACTCCAGTGATGCTGACATGGTCTCCAGGTTGCGTATTACGTGTCATTTCACCTCTACAGTACACCGTCATAGATCTGGGAATGTTACCTACTGGTACTTGATCACtctacaaatataaataatagtcAACAGCTGATTTGGATATAAAGCCAGGATTTCAGTCACACCTTGTGTAAACATTCAAACTGAACTATCCAAACAAATCACATTAGAACACATacattttattgtacaaaaattatCAACCAGTTGCAAgtaaattaaacaatataaaaaagtccCCATCCCATAAGAGATCTAACACTGTTAGTAACAAAAGTATATTTGAATTTTGCATACACccttttcattatcaattttatataagactagaacacacccatgatatcgcgggtccgtgactgaattaaagtatataactatgcgcaagccttattttagtattattttttatctgataaagtcatgccgattataagatacacagttttctctgctttcaaatctttctgtttgaacccgtcgaattggaacttattaattattggtaatattaattatttggacaaaaggtcctggaatggagtattttttaatcaacagcattgtcctatgttagttataaataaagttgaattctttgattcactgttttatgtcatgcccgctaacaaattgaaaacggttcctatatgcaccttatttttagtccagatttttattattcgtattgttatcttagaaagtcttactgattaaaatactacaataggtaacaatttagtagtgtcaaccctgtgattatgatccatgtatatagcataatcctaaatacgccgtttggtggtgcacctgttagatgcggaacgtacagataaggtaataggtaacaggtgaatatactattggtatcggtatcggactcgacccggaacttcttaattattggcaatattaattacgtggaaaacaaaagggcctggagtggtgtaatttttaatctacacctttgtactatattagttgtatataaagctgaattctttgattcgtcgttttcacgtgatgacggctgacaaattggacctcgtaattttagtattatagatagataaTCTGAATTTCTGAATATCAGCTTAAATAAGTTAcacaattgattatttttttatgtaatttataactACAAAGAAGAATCTATACAAATATGTCCATGTAACGAATGAGTTCATAATGATGTTAAATACTAACATGTTCTTGAATTTTGACTTCTTGGAACTTGACAAACTTTGACCCTCTAGTCTGTAGGTATAGTCTGCCACCAGATCTGTTGGTTGTACATTCCTGGCTAGGACACATGATCAAAGGCATAAAGGATGGagaatttatctaaaaaaaaaatacaaaaatttaatagcaATTTCCTggcaatagaccactttcgagttcatcagtcaccggaaaaaacttgtcaattatacacgcctttatgacgtcatttaccagatagagggggtcgcctatatccctgcactatttacgttcatcaagcgtcttagtgattgtcattgtgcaggataaacaagaaataatggttgttctgtaggtacttaatgacaattccctaatgacagcaatgctgattgtcaattttgagaattcaatttgccgaataattcatacaatatagaattatagttttccaaccactcgctcaacattggaatggaagtgacgacgcccctaaacgcacaaatgatgttcactaaaaccagagtttttgacgaaaatgcatcgaactcaaaagttgtctattgtTAAATCAATTCATATACATAAGCAATGTTGTGGAGTTTTTGTTGCAGTTGAACAGTTTAGTTATTTTACTTCTTCCCTATCAAATTGgtttacaaataagacaaaattccatttcaatttattttgtgaGCTGCTTTGACAgaagattcaatattttgaactaAAATGGAATATTACTGTACTTTACAGGCTTATAAACATGACCAATTTTCACTGTTGGTTCAAcataaaatgtacataaaatattttcaaattacacTTCTTTTCCACTAAAATTACATTACAGTGCAATGGTATAGAATGATAATATGAAACCGGGAACCCAATTTCAGCTGATTTGTAGTTCCTGGGAAAATTATACAGAAAATCACATGGTACTTTCAAGTAATGAGAATTCTcgattattttctttgattttgaacaaaaaatatagaGAAGAAGTCATTCAATCAAAATCGACCATTTTCAGTGGTTCATCAGATTGAATCTCTCTAAATGATTGGCAAGAACTATATGTGATTCACTTTAAGTGCACATGCATAAACTTACAGGTTGGTATGTCTCGTTACCACAGGTGTCGCATGTGTAAGTTCAGAACTATCGTTAAATGATTCACTTAGTGTGCACATGTATAAACTTACAGGTTGGTATGTCTCGTTACCACAGGTGTCGCATGTGTAAGTTCAGAACTATCGTTAAATGATTCACTTTGTGTGCACATGTATAAACTTGCAGGTTGGTTTGTCTCATTACCACAGGTGTCGCATGTGTAGGTTAAGAACTATTGTAAAATGATTCACTTAGTGCGCACATGTATAAACTTACAGGTTGGTTTGTCTCATTACCACAGGTGTCGCATGTGTAGGTTAAGAACTATTGTTAAATGATTCACTTAGTGTGCACATGTATAAACTTACAGGTTGGTTTGTCTCATTACCACAGGTGTCGCATGTGTAGGTTAAGAACTATTGTTAAATGATTCACTTAGTGTGCACATATATAAACTTACAGGTTGGTTTGTCTCATTACCACAGGTGTCGCATGTGTAGGTTAAGAACTATTGTAAAATGATTCACTTAGTGCGCACATGTATAAACTTACAGGTTGGTATGTCTCATTACCACAGGTATCACATGTGTAGGTAGCCACCATCAACATCGGTTTGACCTCTGTAGCTCTGGTTACTATACCCTTCACACACACTAATTTTCCTATACAATCAGCCTTCACCTCTCGTATGGCTACATGTTTATCTTGTGGTGGTAGTTTGAAATAAACTTCACTGTAAAAGTTAAATCATCATTTAACAGTATTTTACCATTTAAACATTCAATTTCAAGGACTTGATCTAATAACTATAAGTCTGGTGCCTAAAAACATATTTCTAATTATCAAGAcagattttaacttttttaacgAGCTTTATTAAAGTTATAATGTATTCTGTCAAATTAATTTACagcatatttgtaaaaaaaaacccagcaatATCCACTTTTTTCTACTAAAAGTTAAACTCATAATACTTCAGTTTaggcaataaaaaaataaagaaaatatattttgacaacttaAAAAGTTGTATGCATTACAGaggtataaatataaatatgaatgtgAAGTGGAAGGAACACCTACTATCTTCTCATAAGCTCAGCAGGATATTTATTCCTTGGATCTCTGGTGACTTCCTGACCTTCAGGATGATTACGCTGTTCCATCAATAATCTGTGTTCTATGTATACATCTAATGCATCTTTATTTGTAACctaaaaagtatatatttctATACATCATTTCAATCTCAAATTTCAGGtgacaacaattttttttaaaagaaacatgAAATAGCAAGAGAACAGTTCTTGAGAAACAAGAAGCATattaatctgtttttttttttaatcattaatttcaACTTTCATTTTTACTTCTAAGAATCAATCTATTTCTGaaagatatacaattaaaaatgcCTTAACATCACTGTAAggaataaataaatatgataataatTACCTCCCTTTCTTTGTAGTCAGGGAGTATTTCTTGTACAGCATCAGCAAACAAGTTAATATAACGTCTGGTGTTCTCCACCATGGCCAGTGCCAGATCTGGATCATGTTCCTGTACATCTTCTATGTCTATTGTCAGTGCTACTTGTTCTCTGTGTGCAATCCTCACCTAATTTGAAAAGAAAGGAACCACATATGTAAACCAACAAGAAGTTTGATTGCAAactcaaaaatattttcctttttttttcaacagatatAACTACAAATCAGTTATATAATTATCAAGatcagggctcacgctaccaggcgacttgggcgaagaagtcgccttcccgaccgtcacttcgctttccccgacccccaaaagcgaaaacaagtcgccctgtccATGAcaatactcgctttcagtcgcttccgtcatcagacattttcaatttttaccaagttgatgaaacatcagttttttattgataattaaagaaattcagacataaacgattcattatctttagaaaagaggttgaagcattgtcttcgcagtgtgtagcaggttatttgataaaaatacaactttttatcacttcgtgcatttctgCAAGGGTGCTTgtttactcgaaaacgtacatcaacctaaattttggcagcaaaataagtttgttacttcatttaaacgtgataaaagttgcctccagtaaatgtttaatccatttattgcattaaaaacgtcatgttcctttccaaataacttgtcaaacatcgtttaattttgtaaattttcttgcattcgtccgccattgaccgatttctaaactacggatctgtaccggaccagctatgaccgaaatccgtactttaacaataattactacggacgcacggatggaacagctgacagaagaatattgatcccaaaggggaaaattacgcattccacatgcattaagagacttttggttacatctaattgattggtgtatataattccctatattttttatggactgtttcaaactattgattaaagttgcttacagtaactctgagactattatactaatatcaatatattatggcccagcttaataacttttatatttttttatgagaaacactgaatttcatacacaagataattttaaattaaattgtaattgatatattataatttctttacattttttaaaatattttttt includes:
- the LOC143069376 gene encoding DNA replication licensing factor mcm7-like, giving the protein MPPRDYQAELDKIKTFLREFYKDGDDSGKDFVYGQQLVRIAHREQVALTIDIEDVQEHDPDLALAMVENTRRYINLFADAVQEILPDYKEREVTNKDALDVYIEHRLLMEQRNHPEGQEVTRDPRNKYPAELMRRYEVYFKLPPQDKHVAIREVKADCIGKLVCVKGIVTRATEVKPMLMVATYTCDTCGNETYQPINSPSFMPLIMCPSQECTTNRSGGRLYLQTRGSKFVKFQEVKIQEHSDQVPVGNIPRSMTVYCRGEMTRNTQPGDHVSITGIFLPLMKAGYTQVQAGLLAETYLEAHRLVKMNKTEDDELSAEELSEDEIRQVAQDDFYDKLASSIAPEIYGHEDVKKALLLLLVGGVDKTPRGMKIRGNINICLMGDPGVAKSQLLGFIDRLAPRSQYTTGRGSSGVGLTASVTKDPITGEMTLEGGALVLADQGVCCIDEFDKMMDGDRTAIHEVMEQQTISIAKAGIMTSLNARVSILAAANPAYGRYNPKKSLEQNIQLPAALLSRFDVLWLIQDKSDRENDLRLAQHITYVHQHNIQPPTHFTPLDMKLMRRYIALCKKKQPTVPETLADYITGAYVEMRKEARNSKDTTFTSARTLLAVLRLSTALARLRLADVVEKEDVNEAMRLMEMSKDSLNTSHSVHNRTQNVVDQVFALIREMLPLKGARTVKITDVMEQCTSKGFKPDQVDACIEEYEELNVWQVNQAKTKITFV